CACCAGCAACAtctacagcagcaacagcaacagcagcagcaacagcagcagcaacaacatcagcaacaacagcaacagaccAGTGCGCCTATGTACAATAACAATAGTAGTAGCAATCACAACGGCAACAACCAGGGCCAAGAAGTAACTACCTATTAAACAAGACCAAATAATGAACTGAAAAAccacagcaacaccaacaacaacagccaacAGCAACATAGAACACCAAAAACTGTAGACAATACGCATTTCCGCATTTCCGCATTCTGTATTCTGTATTGTGTTACccttccgtttccgttttcCTTGCAAATTCAGGTGTCGGTGCCGGTGTCGCACATCATTGCCAATTCGCCCACCGCCGCCTCCTACATGCAGGCCCAGTTGAGCGAGCACGccagcaacatgcaacacGGCATGCCCATTGTCACGTACAACGGGAATCAGTACTGCGTGATCACCAGGGCCCCGGATCTCGATGTGGAGGCGATGCAGAAGCCTCTGGAATATGGCCACTCAGCCGCTGGAGCCACCAATATAATAGTAATGTCGCCGATGCAACTGCTGCccccacagcagcagcagcagcaacagcagcagcagcagccacaacaGCAGCCGCAGTAATTCCCGGCGAGGAGAAAGGCCGGGTCAACAGCCTCGTTGGGGCTTACTGCCACCAgctataaatacaaattgtaaataaagtCTTAAGCAGCCAAGAGCGAACCTaagtatatgtttaaaaactctACCCCGCTAAAAACAAAGTTTGTAAATGTCAGATTATAAAGCATAGATCCCACGTGTCAGCAAAGTCAACTCCAAATCAAATGTAGTCTAAGCAACCTAACATATCCCCCCGCAGAACTCGTAGTACCATCTAACCCATAAGGCAGCCACCACACTGAGatatacataatatatatatgccaTTTCGATGGAGTTTTCAGACCTCCCCCCTCCCCCCACAAAAGTAGCATCCAGCAATTCAAATACCAGCAACCCATATTCAATCCGCGTGTAAGATATTGTATGTGTTTCTATGGCATTGTTTGTAAATTAAGCTAGTTACGTACACCAATAACGTCTTCGACTAAAAAACGCAACTTGGGTGGTAAACCAAAATGAAAACGATaatgaaaaggaaaaggaaaaggaaaagaaaaagcttaagaaaagcaaaacaaagtaGCAGTAGTAGTGTCCATCAGCAAAGCTCCCCACACATCTCCCCACTCGATTCCAATGGCAAAACATGTAAAGATCaagcgaaaataaatttaatttaattaaataaattgggaGACGTTTTTAATGAAGGTTAGGGGGTAAAATGTTAAGTACTTGCATAAGTGCAACTGTAATTTGTGTCGGCTTGGGACAGAGATAAGAATAATGAGAATAATCATGtaatattacgtatacgcagtgtCGGCCATATTGAGCATCATTCAAGTGACACTCACATGTGACCAAGTTCTGAATTGAAGCCATTAAAGCACCCAATAATTGGcagcttttgttgtttattattcTTGGTTTGCCAGCTTTGGCGGCATTCTCGCATTTGGTCCATTGACAGGCCAAAAGCGaagtaaaaaccaaaacatttgGTCAACGCTGAGCTCACGAAAATCAACTTTTCGTTCCAAAAGTGAAAAATGCCGCGGTCTGACCTTAGATGGAAACTCGTCTCAGTCGCAGcgcagtcgacgtcgctgTCGACGTCAACGCTGCACGGGcagcaaataaatttctgcCTCGAAATGCTGTTTGCGTTTGTTGTTAATAATACAAGTCACTTGTAGAGTTTTCGCAGAGgtataatgaaatttttaagacTCCTGCGACACGTTGGCCTTAAAAATTATGTACTTAAGCTATTGATTGATATATTACTCcgatataaacaatttattataataattatttctaattaaaaGAATTCTTTTATCCCTTAACTAATGGAGTTAAAGtctagaaaaattttaaaaatccaccTATATAACGAAAGCAAAGATGTAAActgaaaacattttcctttGTTAGAGTATCTACAAGTTAGAAAATGGGTACTATAGTTGTTATTGACATCTCATGTTGTTTTTCGCAAGAATCGCAAATTAGTCTGAGCCCGAGTATGATCACCTGAGCCAACTCGAACTCAAAAGCGAACGCCTACGACAAATGACAACGCTCACGGCGACGCCAGCATCTCTGCTCGCAACCTCCGCCGGATTCTTTTTGTGTCAGTCGGTTTTCGGATCAGTCGCCGATCAGTCGAGCTGACCACCAATCCGGGGAAGACTGAGTGATTGAGTGATCATGCTGAATGGAAAATTCTACACGGGCCTGCCGCCCAAAATGGTGGAACGTCAGGGAGTGAATGTGTGCAATCGCCAGGAGTCCCACTTCTACTGGCCAGATGACTCTCGAGCCGAGTCTGCGGTGGAGAATCGAGTGAAAAGGCGGAATAGCCAGCAGTTGGAAAAGCCTGTGCAGAGGATAACCACCGTACAGGACTCTCCCACTGAAGTGGACACAAGGCGAATGTTTCACAAGGAGTTTGCCAGCTCATCCATACAGTTTTATGATAATCTACAGTCGAATCCCAGTAAAAGAGTTCCCCTGGGAAGAGGACTGCGCAGGGAGTTGACCCCCAAGCTCACTGAAGTCAGAGCCCAGGAGTTGGATAACAAAGCTGAGGATACAAGCAATCGTCGCCAGCAGGCCTATAGCTCTAAAATCCAATTCTACGATTATGTAAACGAAGCGGATAATGCCACTCAAAATAATGTGAGAAGACCCCAGATGGACTTAAATGACAAACGTGAAGTGGAATTGAATACCAAGAACAGCCCTAAATTACAGGTGAAAAGAAATGTGCGCAGTTTTAGTGTGGAACTGGAACCCAAGGTCACAAAGAAACCACTGAATGACAGCCCCGAATGGCGACGACCACGCCCACTGCCACAGCCACAGTCACAGGCACAGCCCAAAAAGATACTCAAGCAAATGCCACAGGATCAGGATGCCTTTGATTATCTGGAAAATCGGGTGAGAAGATTGCAGCTAACTAGGAGTCCGGGTTTGCCCAAAAAGCATGTGACCTACAACGAAGAGGCTGCGGAATATGCCTACTATGATGATCGCGAGGATATTGGGGAACCCATCTACGAAACTCGCCCACGCCAGCCGCCTAATATGCCGACAGGAAGtcgtcagcagcagcagcagcaacatcagcaacatcaattccagcagcaacaacagcaacatcagcgtCAGCTGCCGCGTTCGTTTATGGAAACTAGTCGGGCCAAgccattaaataataataataattaccaGCCCAACGCCAGCGCTAGGAAAATCTTGCCAAAATTGCCAGAGAGCCCAGCAACAACCATACATATGGTCGATGACAATGACCCCCCCGCGCCCTCTGACCCCCGCAAACACCTGCGCAGCAGCCTCTGCTTCAGCGGCGACGCTCTGATGGTGGGCGGCCAGCCCGCTCAATCGACGGCGCAGGCGCGGCGCAGCTCCGCCGGGCAGAGAATCAGCGTGGGTCTGCCGGACTGAGAGCTCCAATTTGCATGCTTGTTCAATGCAGCTACACAGGGAGAAATGCTGCcaaaaatacgttttttttatatctaaatAGGTTCTCTTTGTGTCATATTCAACAATTTTACCATAAAAAGTTACTTAATTTGAAATACTAGTTTGTTAGGCAACAATTTTTAAGAGAacttcaacaaatttaaatatttctgaaactttaaaaaacttaGTTGTGTATATTAATTACGAAACTGAaccaaaattttcaattaccaTAAAgtctataatatttttaaggcgatttttataaagaccttataacttaaaaaatttagaaattttctgaaaaaaagaatacatttttttggtttttttttcaattgtaattaaaaatgttcagagagaatttactttttttacatttcttaATAATCATTTATTCGTAAAAAagcttaataaaaatacattttggtaATAGCCAAACTAAGACTAGATGGCAATTCGTATTCaatagttattattatttttccctgtgtagtaaagttgaaaaaaaacaacctGCATAGCTAATTGAATGCAACAGTAAAGAAAAACACCGACTGCGACTGCAATAGAAACAGCACGACAGCAATAGCAAAAACAACCTAAGCCGACAGCAACAATATCTCTGGCAGCAACTAAACCCACTTTATGAGTTTTACTTTTACG
This genomic window from Drosophila gunungcola strain Sukarami chromosome 3R, Dgunungcola_SK_2, whole genome shotgun sequence contains:
- the LOC128266313 gene encoding transcription factor SPT20 homolog produces the protein MLNGKFYTGLPPKMVERQGVNVCNRQESHFYWPDDSRAESAVENRVKRRNSQQLEKPVQRITTVQDSPTEVDTRRMFHKEFASSSIQFYDNLQSNPSKRVPLGRGLRRELTPKLTEVRAQELDNKAEDTSNRRQQAYSSKIQFYDYVNEADNATQNNVRRPQMDLNDKREVELNTKNSPKLQVKRNVRSFSVELEPKVTKKPLNDSPEWRRPRPLPQPQSQAQPKKILKQMPQDQDAFDYLENRVRRLQLTRSPGLPKKHVTYNEEAAEYAYYDDREDIGEPIYETRPRQPPNMPTGSRQQQQQQHQQHQFQQQQQQHQRQLPRSFMETSRAKPLNNNNNYQPNASARKILPKLPESPATTIHMVDDNDPPAPSDPRKHLRSSLCFSGDALMVGGQPAQSTAQARRSSAGQRISVGLPD